One window of Grus americana isolate bGruAme1 chromosome 18, bGruAme1.mat, whole genome shotgun sequence genomic DNA carries:
- the UBALD2 gene encoding UBA-like domain-containing protein 2, with protein MSVNMEELRHQVMINQFVLAAGCAADQAKQLLQAAHWQFETALSAFFQETNIPSSHHPPQMMCTPSNTPATPPNFPDALAMFSKLRTSESLQSSNSPITSMACSPPGSFSPFWASSPPSHQPAWLPPSSPTAHGLHHHLHHPQPAWPPAPPPAAPPQKAMATMDGQR; from the exons ATGTCGGTGAACATGGAGGAGCTGCGGCACCAGGTGATGATCAACCAGTTCGTGCTGGCGGCCGGTTGCGCCGCCGACCAGgccaagcagctgctgcaggcgGCCCACTGGCAGTTCGAG ACGGCCCTGAGCGCCTTCTTCCAGGAGACCAACATTCCCAGCagccaccaccccccccagaTG ATGTGCACCCCCAGCAACACGCCGGCCACGCCGCCCAACTTCCCGGACGCTCTGGCCATGTTCTCCAAGCTGCGGACGTCCGAgagcctgcagagcagcaacagCCCCATCACCTCCATGGCCTGTTCCCCCCCGGGGAGCTTCAGCCCCTTCTGGGCCTCCTCACCCCCCAGCCACCAGCCTGCCTGGCTGCCCCCCTCCTCACCCACCGCCCACGGCCTCCACCACCACCTGCACCACCCGCAGCCTGCCtggccccccgcccccccacccgCTGCCCCCCCACAGAAAGCCATGGCCACCATGGATGGCCAGAGATAA